TTACCCTCTCATTATACTATATTTTTTCATTTTGCGCATCTATATAGCTCTGCAGGATGACACGCGCAGATTCACCATCGTCATTGGCATCGATCTTTTTTTTGCCCGCTTCCTTTAAGTTCATTTGTGCCTGATGCGTAGAAAAAATTTCAGTTGCATACACAACTGGTACATGAAGATTTTTTTTGCACAACATACCGAATAATTCGATTTTTTCCACATTATCATTTTGTGACATATGCGCACTTTTTCCGATGACAATTTTTGTTATGTCATATTTGTGTACGATATCCGTCAAAGCGCAAAAAACACCTGTATCATTTTTTACCGTGCCCACAACAGATGCGATTGCCATTTCCTCATATACAACTGCTACACCGATCTTTTTTTCACCCCAATCCAATCCCAATATCATATTTTTTATTGCGTTAAAATATTCACGCCATGTGCGGTGACGAGGAGAGTATTTTCATAATGTGCACTCAAGCTCCCATCTGCAGTTTCAAATGCCCATCCGTCACTGGCAATTTGTGTTTCCTCGCCACCC
This genomic stretch from Parcubacteria group bacterium harbors:
- the ruvX gene encoding Holliday junction resolvase RuvX — translated: MILGLDWGEKKIGVAVVYEEMAIASVVGTVKNDTGVFCALTDIVHKYDITKIVIGKSAHMSQNDNVEKIELFGMLCKKNLHVPVVYATEIFSTHQAQMNLKEAGKKKIDANDDGESARVILQSYIDAQNEKI